The Acinetobacter pittii genome contains a region encoding:
- a CDS encoding DUF2239 family protein, translating into MNTKITYTAFTGSTLIASESLIELAKKLKDLSKTTENILIFNDQTGQQIDLDLSGSEQELQQRYAEPEEIKKVGRPKLGVISREITLQKKHWDWLDQQSASASAVIRKLIDRELNNPNSEGNIMLTKQAIDRFMSAMLGNMPNYEEATRALYQGDRDIFLKMIQSYPKDLREYLTLKAQNVF; encoded by the coding sequence ATGAATACTAAAATCACCTATACCGCTTTCACTGGAAGCACGCTTATTGCGAGTGAATCTCTTATTGAACTTGCAAAAAAACTCAAAGATCTTTCGAAAACAACGGAAAATATTCTGATTTTTAATGATCAAACAGGTCAACAAATTGATCTTGATCTTTCTGGCTCAGAACAAGAATTGCAACAACGTTATGCTGAGCCAGAAGAAATTAAAAAAGTTGGACGACCCAAACTTGGAGTAATTTCGCGTGAAATCACTTTACAGAAAAAACATTGGGATTGGTTAGATCAACAAAGTGCGAGTGCATCAGCAGTAATTCGTAAGTTAATTGATAGAGAGTTAAATAACCCAAATTCTGAAGGTAATATTATGCTCACCAAACAAGCCATCGACCGTTTTATGTCTGCCATGTTAGGCAATATGCCAAATTATGAGGAAGCAACACGCGCCTTATATCAAGGCGATCGAGATATATTTTTAAAGATGATTCAGAGCTATCCTAAAGATTTAAGAGAATATTTAACTTTAAAAGCTCAAAATGTTTTCTAA